The genomic interval CGATTGAACTGCTCCTTGTGCTCGTGCTTTTCGCCGCGAGTGCGTCTGCGATGCAGCCGCTCCGTGGTGGTGAAGACCGCGAAAAAGGCAATGGAAAAGCAGACTCCGCTGACCGTGGCAATGGGCTTGGTCACGAGATTCGCCAGGGCCGAAATCAGCACCACCAAAAAAATCACCGTCAGCCCAATCGGCAACTGAATATCTTTCCAGCGGAGGTTGAAAGGCACGGAGAATTCGCGCGGCTGCCGCTTCTTGAACCGCAGCACCACCATCGACATGGTATTGAACACGAAGCTCCACACCACGCCGAAGGCATACGCTTCGCCCAATAAAATGACGTCGCCGTGGCTGACTAAAATGGTGAACAACTGCAAGCCGGCAATTAAATACAGCACGCGGTAATGCGTGCCGTAGCGGCGGTGCGGCTTCAAAAACCAATCGGGCAGCACGCCATCTTCCGCCACGCGGCTGAGCACGCCGTTGGAACCCACGATAGAGGTGTTCACCGCGCCCGACAAAATTAAAAACCCGACAATCACCACAAACGCATTCAGGAGCAACTGCAGCCAAGGAGGCCCGAGCATGTGCATGGCCAGCCCGCCGAGCCAATTATCGTGATATTTTGTCAACCGTTCCTCGCCGGGAATTAGCAACATGGCCAGAAAATTGGTGCTGCCGGTGAGCAACAAGCTGTAGGCAAACACAATGAAGCCCACTTTTTTGAAGTTGGGCAGCTTGGGAGATTCCACTTCGCGATACACTTGAGCCAGCGTTTCTTCGCCGCTCATCGCTAAAATCGAATGTCCAAAGGCAATCACAATTCCCACGGCGCCAAGCAGGCTGAGCCAGTTGGTGGGATGCCGCAAAGGCTCGGCCACGGACGGCGCATTGCCGATCCACCCCAGCGGATCGATTTTTTCCTTCGTGCTGGGATCGACCTTCACGCTCAAGTCGGGCTGCCACGACGGAAAATGATTGGCCGTTCCACGAACGGCAATGGTAATGCCCGACCACGTCAACAGCACCACGGCCATGACGGTGGTGATGATCATAATTTTCAAGGCTTTGCTGCTGGACTCGTGCATGCCCAGCAAATTTTGCCGCAAGAAGTACAGCGTGGCGGCGCAGGCAATGGCCACCGAGCTCCAATTGGTGATGGCTTCGCGCGCCGCTTCGTGAATGTGCTGGCCGGAAACGCGGCTAATGGTTTCCAAAATCAGGTTCACAATGTACTGACCGGCCGATACGCCGCTGATGGGGCCGGTGAGCACGTAATCGAACAGCAGCGCCGAAACCGCGGCCTTGGCGAACCCGCCCCCCAGGGCTTCCTTCACAATCCGGTATACGCCGCCGCGCACAAACAGCGAGCAACTTTCGATGTACACCGCCCGCATGCCGTAGCTGAATAGCAGCACGGCCAAAATGAACCAGGGGGCGGCCTCGCCAATGGCGCTTTCGACAATAGCGCCAATGTAGTAGGCCGTGCTGGACATGTCGCACAGCACAATGGCGGCAACACGCCAATACGAGATGAACGAAAACATCACGCTGCTGACAACAATGGTCTGCGCAACGCGACCCATTTTCCGGCCCGACCAAGAGCCGCTAGAATCCAACGACGATGGCATAAAAAAACAAACTCTCCGCTGAACATCCGCAATACGCCAGTGAGCGTTGGGCGACTCAAATTTCAGAAATCAGCGCAACACAGTGCGCTCGGGCTGCACATGGGCAGTGTTATGTACCGGCTGCGTGGTGTCAACGAGAGGGCCGGTTCCAAGGGCCGCAAGACAGGCCGGCGATGAAAATAAGACCGTTCTTTATAAAATATTTATGCGTCGACAACCTCTTTGGGAACAATAGGATGCGATGCAAAAAAACACTGCACGGGGCTTGG from Pirellulales bacterium carries:
- a CDS encoding amino acid permease, with the protein product MPSSLDSSGSWSGRKMGRVAQTIVVSSVMFSFISYWRVAAIVLCDMSSTAYYIGAIVESAIGEAAPWFILAVLLFSYGMRAVYIESCSLFVRGGVYRIVKEALGGGFAKAAVSALLFDYVLTGPISGVSAGQYIVNLILETISRVSGQHIHEAAREAITNWSSVAIACAATLYFLRQNLLGMHESSSKALKIMIITTVMAVVLLTWSGITIAVRGTANHFPSWQPDLSVKVDPSTKEKIDPLGWIGNAPSVAEPLRHPTNWLSLLGAVGIVIAFGHSILAMSGEETLAQVYREVESPKLPNFKKVGFIVFAYSLLLTGSTNFLAMLLIPGEERLTKYHDNWLGGLAMHMLGPPWLQLLLNAFVVIVGFLILSGAVNTSIVGSNGVLSRVAEDGVLPDWFLKPHRRYGTHYRVLYLIAGLQLFTILVSHGDVILLGEAYAFGVVWSFVFNTMSMVVLRFKKRQPREFSVPFNLRWKDIQLPIGLTVIFLVVLISALANLVTKPIATVSGVCFSIAFFAVFTTTERLHRRRTRGEKHEHKEQFNRAAVNEITAQSLGLIKPYHKLVAIRSPHNLFMLEKALADNDPLTTDVIVMTAKMEPPGGASKADEIDLDTYDRQLMTAVVDRAERLGKRVIPLIVPTNNPLSAVLSTAKDLGAQEVMLGASNKFTAEEQLDQIALYWISLNQGHPQGLTVHIVSADRDVSFDLEGGNRIPRAAERQARSVAELRAAGIGVRRVLMAHDSTPASHDVFEWLLTMLARDVDLDLVPVTPRSIEQRPDNGHSSLEDDQQRAVQLGRKLKILAREPQAGSEIVRLAREGSYNVIVLPWSEETRQYANVSEADWAHFILQNAPCSVFLASHPVVPKEVVS